Proteins encoded by one window of Anopheles maculipalpis chromosome 2RL, idAnoMacuDA_375_x, whole genome shotgun sequence:
- the LOC126557627 gene encoding G protein-activated inward rectifier potassium channel 3-like isoform X3 — MKGTWFSVRYRQTRYSSRRIRKRVIFKQGDCNVIQGNVAKRRRRYLQDIFTTLVDIQWRWTLFVFACSFILSWLGFGAIWYLIALSHGDIQAAGDESHKPCVTYIYGFTSAFLFSLETQHTIGYGNRYITEECPEGIFILALQSITGVFIQAFMVGIVFAKLSRPKKRAQTLLFSKNAVICHRDGVPCLLFRVGDMRKSHIIEAHVTAQIIRRKVTKEGEVLPFYQQNMEVSCDGGDDRLMFIWPTIVVHKIDRDSPLYGLSAQDMLKERFEIVVMLEGVVESTGMTTQARSSYLPSEILWGHRFESVVTFKRETGEYEVDYTTFNNTYEVDTPLCSARQLHDVKKELNKQNGVTEVSSDTDESDTSSVDNVSSRKNSLNNGYLRFTPVYANANEQSGMNVTNGVVGDPMTLPPAIIVPGVPPSASPGSERKKNFRKLSIKEPSMDSIC; from the exons aTACCGGCAGACGCGATACAGCTCGAGGAGGATTCGAAAGCGAGTGATCTTCAAGCAGGGCGACTGCAACGTTATCCAAGGCAATGTAGCAAAAAGGCGTCGCCGTTATTTACAG GATATCTTTACCACTCTGGTGGACATTCAGTGGAGATGGACACTGTTCGTTTTCGCCTGCTCCTTCATACTGAGTTGGTTAGGATTTGGCGCCATTTGGTACCTGATCGCATTAAGCCATGGAGACATTCAAGCGGCCGGTG ATGAAAGCCACAAGCCTTGTGTGACGTATATTTATGGCTTCACATCGGCATTCTTATTTTCCCTTGAAACCCAGCACACGATAG GTTACGGTAATCGTTACATTACCGAGGAATGTCCGGAAGGTATATTTATTCTAGCCCTGCAGAGCATTACCGGTGTTTTCATACAAGCATTTATGGTCGGCATTGTGTTTGCGAAGCTGTCCCGCCCGAAGAAGCGTGCCCAaacgttattattttccaagaATGCTGTCATCTGCCATCGAGACGGTGTACCGTGCCTGCTGTTCCGGGTGGGTGATATGCGCAAGAGCCACATCATTGAGGCGCATGTGACGGCACAGATAATTCGTCGGAAG GTCACCAAAGAAGGAGAAGTTCTTCCATTTTACCAACAAAACATGGAGGTCAGTTGTGATGGGGGAGATGATCGGTTAATGTTCATCTGGCCGACGATTGTGGTGCACAAGATCGATCGCGATAGTCCGTTGTATGGGCTGTCCGCACAAGATATGCTGAAGGAACGGTTCGAGATCGTTGTCATGTTgg AGGGAGTCGTGGAGTCAACCGGTATGACCACACAAGCACGCAGCAGCTATTTGCCATCCGAGATCCTTTGGGGACATCGTTTCGAGTCGGTAGTTACATTCAAGCGGGAAACTGGAGAGTACGAG GTCGATTACACCACATTTAACAACACGTACGAGGTGGACACTCCGTTGTGTAGTGCACGCCAACTGCACGATGTGAAAAAAGagctcaacaaacaaaatggtgtAACAG AGGTGTCTTCCGATACCGATGAATCCGACACATCATCGGTGGACAACGTATCGTCCCGCAAAAATTCCCTCAACAATGGCTACCTACGCTTCACGCCCGTCTACGCCAACGCGAACGAACAATCGGGAATGAATGTCACCAATGGAGTGGTAGGTGATCCGATGACACTACCACCAGCCATTATTGTGCCCGGTGTACCACCATCCGCGTCACCCGGAAGTGAGCGCAAGAAGAACTTTCGGAAGTTGTCCATCAAGGAGCCGTCGATGGATTCCATCTGTTAG
- the LOC126557785 gene encoding G protein-activated inward rectifier potassium channel 3-like isoform X1, translating to MSFGQRKNFTVPVDAESPEARDDAKLLPLGPFDKIPPIIIDGQDPPKTPITPTTPIIFCPQSPSVGSKRSRALRPGTTRKYRRRAILKNGDCNIVLSKVSRQRLRFLQDIFTTLVDAQWRWTLLVFAFSFIGSWLFFGAIWWLIAFTHGDLEEMHLPKNQEESGWKPCVFNIESYTSAFLFSIETQTTIGYGYRTTTEECPEAIFIMCFQSIYGVMMQAFMVGFVFAKMTRPKHRTQTLLFSKHAVVCQRDGELCLMFRVGDMRKSHIIGANIRAQLIRTKLSREGEVMAQYQHELEVGADHCGSDLFFIWPQIVTHRISSESPFFNMSASDLLQDRFEIVVILEGTVESTGQSTQARSSYVNTEILWGHRFEPIVFYNKENQVYEINYSKFNETHSVDTPLCSARELAEFYKYQDDYRNQDQLDTVSSKSMFEQRWHQHYTNTVRTLSSICLEDERSSLGVQARYLTIQGVPRRPRSYHQLESNLRNLFNPPSVTISPSSTSSIRVDSP from the exons ATGAGTTTCGGACAGCGTAAAAACTTCACCGTTCCGGTGGATGCAGAATCGCCGGAAGCGCGAGACGATGCCAAGCTGCTCCCGTTGGGACCGTTCGACAAGATACCGCCGATCATTATCGATGGACAGGATCCGCCCAAAACGCCCATCACACCGACCACCCCGATCATATTCTGTCCCCAGTCTCCGTCGGTCGGTAGCAAAAG AAGCCGAGCGTTAAGGCCGGGTACGACACGAAAGTACCGGAGACGGGCGATTTTGAAGAATGGCGACTGCAACATTGTACTCTCGAAGGTATCCCGGCAGCGGTTGCGCTTCTTGCAGG ACATTTTCACCACACTGGTCGATGCTCAGTGGCGCTGGACGTTGCTCGTGTTTGCGTTCAGCTTCATCGGATCGTGGCTCTTTTTCGGTGCAATCTGGTGGTTGATCGCGTTCACGCACGGAGATCTGGAGGAGATGCATTTGCCGAAGAATCAAG aggAATCTGGCTGGAAGCCGTGTGTGTTCAACATCGAGTCGTACACGTCCGCGTTCCTGTTTTCGATCGAAACACAAACCACCATCGGTTACGGTTACCGGACAACGACCGAGGAATGTCCGGAAGCAATCTTCATCATGTGCTTCCAGTCGATCTACGGCGTTATGATGCAAGCGTTTATGGTCGGTTTTGTGTTTGCGAAGATGACCCGTCCGAAGCATCGAACACAGACACTGCTCTTCTCGAAGCATGCCGTCGTTTGTCAGCGTGACGGTGAGCTATGCCTAATGTTCCGCGTGGGGGATATGCGCAAGAGCCATATTATTGGAGCAAACATACGGGCCCAGCTAATACGTACCAAGTTGTCCCGCGAGGGTGAAGTGATGGCACAGTATCAGCACGAGCTAGAGGTTGGGGCAGATCATTGCGGTTCGGATCTATTTTTCATCTGGCCCCAGATAGTGACGCACAGGATTAGCTCCGAGTCTCCCTTTTTCAACATGTCGGCGTCGGATTTGCTGCAGGATCGGTTCGAGATCGTCGTCATCCTGGAGGGTACGGTAGAGTCGACGGGACAATCGACCCAGGCCCGTTCGAGCTACGTCAACACGGAGATACTGTGGGGCCATCGGTTCGAACCGATCGTGTTTTATAATAAGGAAAATCAGGTGTACGAGATCAATTACAGCAAGTTTAACGAGACGCATTCCGTCGATACGCCACTCTGTTCGGCACGTGAGCTGGCCGAGTTCTACAAGTATCAGGACGATTACCGCAATCAAG ACCAACTCGATACTGTTTCCTCAAAATCGATGTTCGAACAACGCTGGCACCAGCATTACACCAACACCGTGCGAACGCTCAGTTCGATCTGCCTAGAAGACGAACGTTCGTCGCTGGGCGTTCAAGCCCGCTACCTGACAATCCAGGGTGTTCCCAGGCGGCCGCGGTCCTATCACCAGCTGGAGAGCAATCTGCGCAATCTCTTCAATCCACCTTCGGTCACAATTTCGCCCTCATCGACCAGCTCCATCCGTGTAGACAGTCCGTAG
- the LOC126557785 gene encoding G protein-activated inward rectifier potassium channel 3-like isoform X2, whose protein sequence is MSFGQRKNFTVPVDAESPEARDDAKLLPLGPFDKIPPIIIDGQDPPKTPITPTTPIIFCPQSPSVGSKRSRALRPGTTRKYRRRAILKNGDCNIVLSKVSRQRLRFLQDIFTTLVDAQWRWTLLVFAFSFIGSWLFFGAIWWLIAFTHGDLEEMHLPKNQEESGWKPCVFNIESYTSAFLFSIETQTTIGYGYRTTTEECPEAIFIMCFQSIYGVMMQAFMVGFVFAKMTRPKHRTQTLLFSKHAVVCQRDGELCLMFRVGDMRKSHIIGANIRAQLIRTKLSREGEVMAQYQHELEVGADHCGSDLFFIWPQIVTHRISSESPFFNMSASDLLQDRFEIVVILEGTVESTGQSTQARSSYVNTEILWGHRFEPIVFYNKENQVYEINYSKFNETHSVDTPLCSARELAEFYKYQDDYRNQAEDHHLQTPA, encoded by the exons ATGAGTTTCGGACAGCGTAAAAACTTCACCGTTCCGGTGGATGCAGAATCGCCGGAAGCGCGAGACGATGCCAAGCTGCTCCCGTTGGGACCGTTCGACAAGATACCGCCGATCATTATCGATGGACAGGATCCGCCCAAAACGCCCATCACACCGACCACCCCGATCATATTCTGTCCCCAGTCTCCGTCGGTCGGTAGCAAAAG AAGCCGAGCGTTAAGGCCGGGTACGACACGAAAGTACCGGAGACGGGCGATTTTGAAGAATGGCGACTGCAACATTGTACTCTCGAAGGTATCCCGGCAGCGGTTGCGCTTCTTGCAGG ACATTTTCACCACACTGGTCGATGCTCAGTGGCGCTGGACGTTGCTCGTGTTTGCGTTCAGCTTCATCGGATCGTGGCTCTTTTTCGGTGCAATCTGGTGGTTGATCGCGTTCACGCACGGAGATCTGGAGGAGATGCATTTGCCGAAGAATCAAG aggAATCTGGCTGGAAGCCGTGTGTGTTCAACATCGAGTCGTACACGTCCGCGTTCCTGTTTTCGATCGAAACACAAACCACCATCGGTTACGGTTACCGGACAACGACCGAGGAATGTCCGGAAGCAATCTTCATCATGTGCTTCCAGTCGATCTACGGCGTTATGATGCAAGCGTTTATGGTCGGTTTTGTGTTTGCGAAGATGACCCGTCCGAAGCATCGAACACAGACACTGCTCTTCTCGAAGCATGCCGTCGTTTGTCAGCGTGACGGTGAGCTATGCCTAATGTTCCGCGTGGGGGATATGCGCAAGAGCCATATTATTGGAGCAAACATACGGGCCCAGCTAATACGTACCAAGTTGTCCCGCGAGGGTGAAGTGATGGCACAGTATCAGCACGAGCTAGAGGTTGGGGCAGATCATTGCGGTTCGGATCTATTTTTCATCTGGCCCCAGATAGTGACGCACAGGATTAGCTCCGAGTCTCCCTTTTTCAACATGTCGGCGTCGGATTTGCTGCAGGATCGGTTCGAGATCGTCGTCATCCTGGAGGGTACGGTAGAGTCGACGGGACAATCGACCCAGGCCCGTTCGAGCTACGTCAACACGGAGATACTGTGGGGCCATCGGTTCGAACCGATCGTGTTTTATAATAAGGAAAATCAGGTGTACGAGATCAATTACAGCAAGTTTAACGAGACGCATTCCGTCGATACGCCACTCTGTTCGGCACGTGAGCTGGCCGAGTTCTACAAGTATCAGGACGATTACCGCAATCAAG CCGAAGATCATCATCTTCAAACGCCAGCGTAG
- the LOC126559974 gene encoding G protein-activated inward rectifier potassium channel 3-like, with protein MNYDGDQQQQQQSLDGTMRLERSMLKLGPFDPPKSPGGYAEQFTYSTPITPVTPNTPLVCYPMKNRVLRPGVNRKYRKRAILKNGDCNVVLSRPPRQHLRFLQDIFTTLVDAQWRWTLLVFAFSFVGSWLFFAVIWWLISYTHGDLEELHLPDNQSEIGWIPCVYNIYSFTSAFLFSIETQHTIGYGVRTTTEECPEAIFVMCFQSIYGLMIQAFMVGIVFAKMTRPKQRSQTLLFSKNAVVCQRDGELCLMFRVGDMRKSHIIGASVRAQLIRTKTTREGETMAQYQHELDVGSDGSSSELFFIWPQIVVHRIDKNSALYNLSASDMLRERFEIVVILEGTVESTGQSTQARSSYVNTEILWGHRFEPVVCYNREQQGYEINYSKFDSTLQVDTPLCSARELAEFYRAQDDYRPPTDAGDNVSTKTQLERRWKDHYSTLVNTLSQYNLADVTGTGGVGTDHLYPTRYLTIQGVPRRKKSYVALQTNLWNLFDRPPNPRLQLTTTDDDTSSTRRVSDDDPIVNSVTVKSVNERRTSGGGA; from the exons ATGAACTACGACGgtgatcagcagcagcagcaacagtcgcTCGATGGGACGATGCGGTTGGAGCGTTCGATGCTGAAGCTGGGACCTTTTGACCCACCGAAATCACCAGGAGGATACGCAGAACAGTTTACGTACTCAACGCCCATCACTCCAGTAACTCCGAATACGCCCCTGGTGTGCTATCCCATGAA AAACCGTGTGCTGCGGCCGGGAGTGAATCGTAAATATCGCAAGCGGGCCATCTTGAAAAATGGAGACTGTAACGTTGTGCTCTCGCGTCCGCCGAGGCAACATTTGCGCTTTCTGCAGG ACATTTTTACCACACTGGTCGATGCTCAGTGGCGTTGGACGTTGCTAGTGTTTGCGTTCAGTTTCGTCGGTTCGTGGCTGTTCTTCGCCGTCATCTGGTGGCTGATTTCGTACACGCACGGTGACCTTGAGGAGTTACATCTGCCCGATAACCAAT CTGAAATCGGTTGGATACCGTGCGTCTACAACATCTACTCGTTCACTTCGGCGTTCCTGTTTTCGATCGAGACGCAGCACACGATCGGGTACGGTGTGCGAACGACAACGGAGGAATGTCCGGAAGCGATTTTCGTCATGTGCTTCCAATCGATCTACGGTCTCATGATCCAAGCGTTTATGGTGGGCATCGTGTTTGCGAAGATGACGCGTCCAAAGCAGCGCAGCCAAACGTTGCTGTTTTCGAAAAATGCCGTCGTTTGTCAGCGTGACGGTGAGCTATGCCTGATGTTTCGCGTGGGAGATATGCGCAAGAGTCACATTATCGGTGCGTCTGTGAGGGCGCAGCTGATAAGAACGAAAACGACGCGAGAGGGCGAAACGATGGCACAGTATCAGCATGAGCTAGACGTCGGGTCGGACGGTAGCTCGTCGGAGCTGTTCTTCATCTGGCCCCAGATTGTGGTGCATCGGATCGATAAGAATTCGGCGCTGTACAATCTGTCGGCGTCCGATATGCTGCGAGAGCGGTTCGAGATTGTGGTCATCCTGGAGGGTACGGTAGAGTCGACGGGACAATCGACCCAGGCCCGTTCGAGCTACGTCAACACGGAGATACTGTGGGGCCATCGGTTCGAGCCGGTCGTGTGCTACAACAGGGAACAGCAAGGGTATGAGATCAATTACAGTAAGTTTGATTCGACGCTGCAGGTCGATACGCCGCTGTGTTCGGCACGTGAGCTGGCCGAGTTCTACCGGGCACAGGATGACTATCGCCCGCCAACCG ATGCCGGTGACAACGTGTCCACAAAGACGCAACTCGAGCGTCGTTGGAAAGATCACTACAGCACGCTGGTAAACACGCTCAGCCAGTACAATTTGGCGGACGTTACCGGTACCGGTGGCGTCGGTACGGATCATCTCTACCCGACACGTTACCTCACGATACAGGGCGTTCCGAGGAGGAAAAAGTCGTACGTCGCGTTGCAGACCAATCTGTGGAACTTGTTCGATCGACCACCGAATCCACGGCTACAGCTCACTACGACGGATGATGATACGAGCAGTACGCGACGCGTGTCGGATGACGATCCGATCGTAAACAGTGTGACGGTGAAAAGCGTCAACGAACGACGAACGTCCGGTGGAGGCGCATGA
- the LOC126557969 gene encoding G protein-activated inward rectifier potassium channel 3-like, translating into MCDLPKLRLPDDVESGRVLLTMDDRVQRSMGEKYSPSALTPDTGSSPRSPFRFDSMRSSGRRPGPPFNRPGYKKLRKRAVFKNGYCNVSATKAPHQRLRFLQDIFTTLVDAQWRWTLLVFALGFVGSWVTFAGLYWLISYTHGDLEELHLPPFQEDNGWKPCITNIYSFTSCFLFSLETQHTIGYGSRAMEEECPEAVFVMTLQSVHGVMVQAFLAGIVFAKMTRSKRRAQTLLFSKNAVISLRDGELCLMFRIGDMRKSHIIGANIRAQLIRPRVTNEREVMPQYRTELELTSDDCSSDVFFLWPQIVVHRIDERSPLYGYSAEDVLLERFEIVVVLEGTVESTGQTTQARTSYINTEILWGQRFEQALVYNSDIEGYEIDFSKFNETVVQDTPRCSAKQLKECYKLPLRGRSCDPLVGPELRLSHVELESERINPQFLFPVFDRRRSRSSTEL; encoded by the exons ATGTGTGATCTACCGAAGCTGCGTTTGCCGGATGATGTCGAGTCTGGAAGAGTGTTGCTTACGATGGACGATCGCGTTCAACGGTCGATGGGAGAGAAGTACAGTCCGTCGGCTCTAACTCCGGATACGGGTAGCTCTCCTCGATCACCGTTTCGGTTCGATTCGATGCGATCATCAGGAAGAAG ACCTGGTCCACCATTTAATCGTCCCGGTTATAAGAAATTACGCAAGCGAGCCGTTTTTAAGAATGGCTACTGTAACGTGAGTGCTACAAAGGCTCCCCATCAACGGCTACGCTTTTTGCAAG ACATCTTCACCACCCTGGTTGATGCACAGTGGCGTTGGACATTGCTAGTGTTTGCACTCGGTTTCGTCGGTTCGTGGGTCACATTTGCCGGTCTGTATTGGTTAATTTCTTACACACACGGAGATTTGGAAGAGCTCCATTTGCCACCATTTCAAG AGGACAACGGCTGGAAACCGTGCATTACAAACATCTACTCCTTCACATCTTGCTTCCTCTTTTCGCtcgaaacacaacacacaatcgGCTACGGATCGCGTGCAATGGAGGAAGAGTGTCCGGAAGCCGTGTTCGTTATGACGCTTCAATCCGTGCACGGTGTAATGGTGCAAGCCTTCCTAGCCGGGATTGTGTTCGCCAAAATGACACGCTCGAAGCGACGCGCTCAGACGCTACTGTTCTCGAAAAATGCTGTCATTTCGCTAAGGGACGGTGAACTTTGCCTCATGTTTCGGATCGGTGATATGCGCAAGAGTCACATTATCGGTGCAAACATTCGTGCACAGCTGATCCGTCCGAGGGTGACGAACGAGCGGGAAGTGATGCCACAGTACCGTACCGAGCTGGAGCTCACTTCAGACGATTGCTCCTCGGATGTGTTTTTCCTGTGGCCTCAGATCGTAGTGCACCGGATCGATGAAAGGTCACCGCTGTACGGATATTCCGCGGAAGATGTCTTGCTTGAGCGATTCGAGATTGTTGTGGTGCTGGAAGGGACAGTAGAATCGACCGGACAAACAACGCAGGCGAGAACGAGCTACATCAATACGGAAATTCTTTGGGGTCAGCGGTTCGAGCAGGCGTTGGTGTACAATTCTGACATTGAGGGCTATGAAATAGATTTTTCAAAGTTCAACGAGACGGTCGTTCAGGATACGCCACGCTGTTCGGCTAAGCAGCTGAAAGAGTGCTACAAGCTTCCACTGAGAG GACGTTCCTGTGATCCTTTGGTAGGACCGGAGTTGCGACTGTCCCATGTGGAGCTGGAAAGCGAACGAATCAATCCACAGTTTCTGTTTCCCGTGTTCGACCGTCGACGATCTCGTTCATCCACCGAGCTGTAA